The Nicotiana tabacum cultivar K326 chromosome 1, ASM71507v2, whole genome shotgun sequence genome segment ACTGgcaaagttgttgtcatgtgaccatgaggtcacgggttcgagccgtggaaacagcctcttgcagaaatgcagggtaagactacGTACAATAGGCCTTTATGATCcggcccttccccagaccccgcccatagcggaagcttagtgcacTGGGTTGCCCTTTTCTACTATAGCCATTGCTCTCAGTGTAGCAGCTCTTAGCATAGTAGCAAGATTGATAGTGGAAAGTATTATATGTTGTACAATGGTTCCACATTTCCATCGAAATACAGTTGTATAACTATTCAGTGTTACTAATCATAGCCTTATTCATCAAAAGAAAACACTTTCCTTTTGATGCTATGTATCATTAACTATTACATATTGTTCCTTTcgctttattttcttattagtttgttgttactgctttcttttcatctttccttGAGCCGGAAGTCTATccgaaacagcctctctaccctcaagataggggtaaggtctgcgtacaaactacccttcccagaccccgcTTGTGGTTTGTTGATGTTGCTATGTATCATTAACTTTACCGGGCTAGTTATTGGCCAGGCTGAAGTTTGATTTCTTGAAGAAACCATATACGATGTAGTCTTTTGTTTTCATGACGTTGATATCTAGGACAACTTGCAAGCACCTCGACTTTTCCACTGATTGTGCTCCGAATTTGAGTCAATAATGTGGATATTGTTGAAGAAGGGTCTTTTTGTTTATGCCATTTTTGTATATCCAGAATAGGTTGAAACATATAAAAGATCATTAATAAGTGGACAAAATTCAATGGCAAATGTACAAAAATATCTCATCTGACATCTCAATATAGACTTCTTTCTGTTGTTACTGTTTGTCGCCGTTACTCTTCTCATCTTTTCCTCGATCGATGGTCTATCAAAGAGAGGTTTTCTGCCTTTTTAGGATAGGAGTAAGGCTACATACATCCCATCCTTTCCAAACCCACTCGTGTGATTACACtgagtttgttattgttgttgttgttgtactataGATAATAACATTCTCGGTATAAGAATTAGTTGTACATTACAGATATAAACTAACAACTAAGTAATACATGGGATTGAGCCTTCTGGGATTGAGCCCGTCGCACAGTTTTTGCCTAGTTCGGTTTACATCCTCTGTGTGGTTTGCAGGCTATTACACAGGGGGAGGTTTACCCAAAGTAATACCGAGTGCTCACCCAAAGGGTAGAGGCTGTGGCAGAGGTTGTAGCGGCTGCGGATTTCccctctttaaaaaaaaaaagtaatacaTAATGAACCTATTAAAGGTGACGTAATACATTACAAAGGGAAAtttgtatttagaagttgtagacttaggggtcgtttggtatgaggtataagaatgTATAAGGatgatataaaaatttaataccaccttaatactctgtttggttagcaaaccagctataagttattccggtgttaattttaatactgggataacttataccttatagaaggtggggtaattagcaccggtataacttataccttcttagaaattatgcaattgtcattcttaatacaacataccaaacaatgaataaacaacaatcccaacataactaatcccagcataacttatcccaatataACTTATACCGACATAACTTATCCCGGTATAAatcgtattccaaccaaacgaccccttaaatgTTTAGCATGTCAATGTAAGTACAGTAATTTTATACAATATGCCATATTTATTATCGCTATACaattcttctttaaaaataatcATTTAACCAAGTATTGAGTAAAATTATGACAAACATCTTTGTTGTTTTTAGGCATGTCAACGTTTAATTTTAACAATTAAATGTTTAATATACTTTCGGCTAAATTAGATTTGGATCAATTTCAAAATAGATTATGAATTTATTATTAGACCTGGTCCAAGTCCTAAAATCTGCAAACAAGTAAACTATTGACTTGCAATTGGTAAAATGAACAATTAGATGAATCAGACATTCAAGTTCAACCTTAAGAGAAAAATCTGTAGAGATTTATTTTTGGGCAAAGATCaaactatttacatctggtaGCCGCAAAAGTGTGTaaaatttgtatatctttttgtatataacacacaattattttttttggataaCCAAGAATCTCCGATGGTCTACTAGGGCACAATTCAAAACACgatggataatgatcccctcctatACTATTCTCCACCTAAATAAAAGTGTTTTGTTAGCGGAAGAATTCAAAATCGAATCATTGGCCTAACCTACATATCACGCGCTGAATTCTTACCGCTGAACCCCGGGGCATCTCTTTGAATTTGTTTTGCTTGGGAAAGAATACATTGCCTTCTTCCTTTTCTGGTGCATAATATAAGTTcgcttcaacttaaatctaaaagCAATCTGAAACAAGTGCAATATAtctgggttttttttttttttttaaaactcctCCCAAATTAGAAGGATCTATAGTGTTTCCACACTTCCCCTCCAGCGTGACTCGAACCCAGAGCCTAACGGTCGTGGGTGGAGGTGCTTTTTACCAACTGAGCAAACCTCAGTTACCAAATATATCTGGTATTTATATCATTCTCCCTTTccttccctttcttcttttttggatGTCTAATAATGACTGAACTAATGGAATTATAGTAGCTGCTATAGAACAAAAATGAAGCATTTCAGAAATAAAGCAGTCATAACCAAATACAACTGGCTACAGGTAATTCTGAACCCATTTCTTAAGCACAGTACAAAGCCAAAATTAAGCAAAAGTCTAGTGTTACAATTGTCAAATCTTTAGATGATTTATGAATGGAAAATAAAGCCAAAAATAAGTATCTCACTCTATAAAACAGCTTAGGCGAAAACCTCATAAAATTTCTCAACAACAAGTACACCCGAGTCAATAGATTCCAACGGATCCTTCCTCAGCCTGTGTCTTAAGCAGTTGGGAATGACAGTGGCGATATCTTCCGGAGTTACCTTATCTCTTCCTTTTAGTGCAGCCAACGCTCGTGCTGCCCTGTTAGTGACTATATCACCTCTCAATCCATCGACATTTAGTTCTGCACAGACCTTAGAGATTTTAACTCGAAGATCATGATCGATTGTAACAGCAGAAAGAGCGTTCCTAGCTGAGTCGATTTGATTCTGGAGCTTTTCTTGCTCTGCCTTGTATGACTCACGGAATTCCTTGGGGTTCTTATCAAAACGAGCTCTTTCCTCAACGATCTTCACTCTCAGCTCTGCATCTCTCACGGTCCCCACTTGGGCATGCATTCCAAATCGATCAAGAAGTTGTGGCCTAAGTTCTCCTTCTTCAGGATTACCTGAACCAATAAGGATAAATCGGGCCGGATGTGAGATTGATATCCCCTCTCTTTCAACAGTGTTCCATCCCGATGCTGCAGAATCCAAAAGAACATCTACTAAATGGTCATCCAAAAGATTAACCTCATCGACATAAAGTATTCCTCTGTTAGCTTTAGCAAGAAGACCAGGCTCGAAAGCCTTCACACCCTCAGTAAGAGCTTTCTCAATGTCGATTGTGCCACACACCCTGTCCTCAGTAGCACCTAGCGGTAAATCAACCATGTTGATTTTGGTACGAGATATAGGAAGCTGCTGTCCGCTCCTCAATTTGTCACGGACTTCTGCACTCATTACTTCTTGGTCATCTGGATCTGAATTGAACGGATCACCAGAAATAACTTTGATTTCAGGAAGTAAATCTACCAAAGATCTAACCGTGGTGGACTTCCCGGTTCCTCTATCACCCATTATCATCACACCTCCAATCTTTGGATCAATTACATTCAGCAAAAGACATAACTTCATTTCATCTTGTCCCACTATAGCTGCAAATGGATACACCGGTCTCTGGCTCTCCTCAGCAAGTTTCTGACCCTTAAAATCGCAAAGTAGGTGAGTTTATAAATATACTTCGTGTCGTAACCCAATAAATAAAAACGGGTTGAGAATACATTGCCTTGCAAATAAATCAGTTTCCCCAAATGTTAGAACTTTCTAATCTGAACCTAATAAACTATTTTGAACTTTATATATTCATCCTTGTCCTCAAATttaatactccctccatttcaatatatgtttttaattttcctttttagtttgtttaAAAAAATACTACCATCTTTCTATATTCAGTACTGTAAATCTTTAGTTCCACTATTCCTATTTTTTTCTTAATGACACTCATTATAGGAATGACATGCCAAGTTCAGACCACAAGATTTAAATGTTATCTTTGTTACATTATACAAACATTTAGATTAAGACTGCGagattcaaaagtcttctttacATTTTTAAACTTCGTGCTCAATCCAACTAAAACACATAAAATGAAACGGAGAGTCTATTCTAAAACACATAAAATGAACGTCCAAACATGTTTTTGAGATCACTCCATTTCAATAGAAATTTTACAACTTTCAAGAattcaaattcattaaaatatccgAACTTCTAACCTTCAATGCCATGTTTTTTCCATCAAACTTATTTTCAACCATTAGTATAATATTCATTTCCACCATCGCTAATATACTGTACAAGTCAAATAAACATCTCATATAATATGAGACATAGGAAATATACTCACATCCAAGAAGCATCACAATTGGGTCCAAGAACATTTCAACAAACAACTTAtatgcattttaataatctttcTAGCTACTCGAGAAAACAAATTAACTAGCTCTCTCGCAATGTTGCAGCCATTTCATTTCATATCCTCAACTTAGATTGCCATTtcatttcataccctcaacttaGATTTCGGACTCTCGTATTCACACACGGTCCGGAGAAGACTGCACCCAAAGGGTATGATGCAGGCAGCCCACCCTAATGCAAGGATCAATGGTTGATTTCACGGGTTCCATTTCACGGCTGGAACCCGTGACCTAGGTTAGacagagacaactttaccgttgctccacaACCAAAAACCCAACATCTCACACTATTTATTATATACAAATCTTCCCCAATGAAATTACCATATCCCAAAATACCGAAATGTAGAAAAACAGTACCTGTTCTTGAGCAGGGTTGATTTCCGTCGCAACATTTGAAATTGCCACATGGAATTGGGACCTCCCTTTCTTAACTGGGACTCTAATCCCTCCATAAAACTTCCTCCCTTGACTCTGCCCTGCAATAACAAAGTACCCATCAAATTCCAAGAACCCAGATTCATAGTACAAGAAAACTTAGCTTTAAAATTATTGAACTGTACGTATAGAATTTGTGCAAACTACATTGTGATTGGTTATACCTGAAGAAGGGAAGAGGGAGAAAACGGCAGGCTTACAGGAGCGAGAAGACAAGGGTGTAGAAGCTAATATTGCAGCTGCTGCTGAAGAGGAAGTTCCTAGTAGTGAAGCCATTTTGTTTAGAATTTTtcagtgaagaagaagaagaagaattttggGTTCTTGAGCTTTGATACTTGGCATCGGTGTGTTGGTCACTACTCACTCACTACTAATTACTGGCTTGAGTTGTATTTTGTCTGGATAAGACGATAGATTTCCGGGTCATACTTTTCTGTAGCCTATGATCCATTGAGTTCGTGGGCTACAGATAATTTAGCATTTGGGCCAAGAAAAAAGAGGCAAAGGTGATATTTACGCAAGGtgatcacttttagcccgcgctaAAAATTATTCACATTTGttagttgaaaaaatatataaaatttatataatttttgtatataacataaatatataatatatatacacaaaaaaatatacaaattttatatattttttcggctattatttttacagcggctataccgTGTCATTTTTCCAATCACTTTTGagggaaaaaaattaaaaaaaatagcctgatttacaactggtaattgaaaaataatcacaGTTTTAAAAGACCGAAATATAGCtactttttcatgtaaagataaatctgaacaaaaacaccttaaaaattctaaaatattccaacatattatgctggagttcgaattttttacatatgagcttccagcataatatgctaaagtttcataatgtgctggagttctAATATAATATGCCGGGTGTTTATATGCAGGAGCTCCATagtccaacatattatgctggaactttccgtgtgctggagttctaacataatatgctgaaagtttatACACAGAAACTCCATAATCCCGGATATGATGCTGAAACTTTTTGTGCTTCAGCAAAATAATGGTTATTTTTAATAACTTTATAAATGCTGACTAACCAATCCGAAAATTGACtagaccgtgctattttcacACTTTTGAGGCCCTGCATTTACAAGTTGATCCCTGTATTTGGAAGTTGATCACTTTTTCAAAATCAGACCAGTGAAACTTGAAAGCGGTCATCTAGTCTGAAATTTATCAAAACTACAGGATTCAGGACACGGGTTTAATTTTGAACAAGTTATCAATTTCTAAATACAAGACCAAAAAAGTGGCTACTTGAGTAAATCAGCCAGAGTCAAGGCGGGAGCACCTCATTTGGTTACCAAAATTTTACTACCTTCTAAAAaaagcatttttctttttctatttatttttttaatttctgccATTGATTTCATGATTTaccagattttttttttatttactcgCATTTATCATAGGCATGTCACTGTGTGAAGTATAATTTTGTCTAATTATTGCTCGCACTTGGATGgaaaattacaacaacaacaaacccactttaatcacataaatgaggtctggagagggtagtgtgtacgcagaccttactcctacctagGGTGGCAAATGGCGGGTTGGGTCGGATATGAGCGGGtcaaaacggataaattatctgaCCCAACCCATATTTGAGATGGATAAAAACGGGTTtatccggcggataatatggatattcatattatccatggcttcttaaATATGATCACTTATGAGAGAACTCCTAGTCTTCCAAACTTGAGGAattccaattttaggctttacaaatataaaagttaaacacattagttatccattggttatccatttgggtaatcattttctaagtggataatatggttctttatCCATATTCGACTCGTTTTTAAatggttcattatccaacccattttttgaTGGATAATATGAGtagataaatattttattttaaccattttgccacctctACTCCTACCTTATAAAGATAAAGATGttgtttccgataaaccctcggctcaagaaatagtagaaattaaataaagcAGCCAAGTAGTAAACAAAGGTGACAACAATGCATTATGGTGACGGGCGTGaatgatacaacaacaacaacaacaacaacaacaacaacaacaacaacaacaaacacaacATGTAATAATGAAGCAACATGACTAAGAGAATACAAAAATAGTCTTAGTAATACTGGTAGGCCTAGGATAAGCACACTACTAACTGTCAGCCTAcaaccttaatcctcgacctccaacACCTTCCTATCATGAGTCAtatcctcggtaagctgaagcaATGACATGGTCTGTATTGAGGATTAAAGATAGATATATAAGGGGGTATTTTAgacaatacacacacacacatatgagAGACACGTGAGTGTTAGTTAAGTGGTTAAATACTGTTAAAGGAAGAACAATGTTGTAATAGTTCATTATGAAATGAAAtctttcctcctcttcttcttttttattcccAGATTCCTCTAGAACTAGGGTTAAATTTCTCATCCAAATTCACATtctatcatggtatcagagcgggtcatTGCGATTGTGACAAAAATCTGTAAGATCTTAACATCGAACAGTGTTAGAAGCTTCAATTCAGTCAACCATGGGAGAAATATGAGAAATGGTGAGTCTTCAAATTGATCACAATCATCCTCTATTTTTAACATCTACATACATGCCTGGAGTTGCATTGCACGATATTAAGCTCACCGGGTCTGAAAATTATTGTCACACGAGTAGATCAGTGCGGATGGCAATTTTTTTGAAGAACAAGCTAGGGTTCATAGAAGGAACCTACTTGAAAAGCTCTTACAAAGGAGAATTGGCGATTCAATAGGAAAGATGTAATGCAGTTGTTCTGTCATGGATAGGACGCACAGTATTTGCAGAATTATAGCGAGTATCAATTATGCATCAAATGCAAAAATAGTATAGAACGAGTTCAAAGAGAGGTTTGATAAATCTAATCTTactcatttttatcttttgtgGATAAAATTGGATCATTGAAGCAGGGTACTGACTCTGTAACTTCCTACTATACAAAAATTAAAGatctttgggatgaaattgatttACTAGTTCCAGCACCTGGTTATGACTATGAAGAGACTAGGCCTTTCATTGAGCAATTTAAAAATTTACGTTTACTGCTATTCCTAGTTGGGCTTAATGAAAGATATAGTCAAGTAAGAAGTCGGATATTGCTTAAGACACCAGTATTGACTGTAAACCAGGCTTATGCTTTGGTTATTCAAGAGGAAAGCCAACGTGAGCTAAGTGTGCTGAAGTAAATAGGGAGCCCTTGACTATGATGGCAGGATAGAATCAAGGGTATAAGACTAAAAGATTGGGATTATTTGTGAACATTGTGGATATAAAGGACACCTCAAAGAAAACTGTTACAAAATTATAGGGTATCCTCCTGATTTTAAGAGCAAGAAGAAACAACAGGGCTAAGGAAACAGATCTTATGCTACCATGATAGCAGAAGAGACTATAAGTTCTTCTCAAGGCCAATAATTGGGATAGTTTTTTACTGAAAGTCAGTACAAGCAGATATTGGAGCTTCTGAACAAAACACCTGCAGGTGATAATCATACACTTATGGCAGGTATAACCACATTGCTATCCAATGCATCTTTTTGTGAATGAATAATAGATGTaggagcatcccatcatattacaTGTCATAGGGAGATTTTATCTAATTTAGAGAACATTAAGCAACAAAGGAATCATAAGGTGCAGGTTCCAACAGGTACCAAATGTTTAGTAACATACAAAGGAAATGCTTCTATTCTAGGAGGTTGTGAACTAAATGATGTGTTATATATCCCagattttaagtttaatctgtTGTCAGTCTCCAAATTAACCAAGGAGTTGAGGTGTTGTGCCTTATTCTTCCCTGATTTTTGTGTATTGCAGGGGCTTTACAATGGGAAAGTGATGGGAATTGGTAGAAAGGACTATGGACTTTATTTACTCAAATGGAGAGACAAGCCTGTAGCAGCATTGGTTACCAAGAAGATTGATGAATGCAACCTTTAGCACATGAGATTAGGACATCCATCAATAATAGCAATGAAGTACATTTCTGCCTTGAAAAATAAAGTAGTAGATACTTTGCAACATAACTGTGAAGTGTGTCCTTTAGCTAAGCAAAGTAAATTGAAATTTTCTCTTAGTAGCAGCAAAACTGCATGTATCTTTCAGCTTATTCATCTTGATGTTTGGGGTCCTCAAAAACTACCTACATATGatagaaaatattattttcttacgATTGTGGATGATTTTAGTAGGTATACCTGGGTGTGCTTATTGCAGTCTAAATTTGAAGTTGTAACAGTGTTGAAAGACTTCCTTATAATGGTAAAGACTCAGTTTGGCATGAATGTGAAAATATTGAGGTCTGATAATGGGAAAGAGTTTTTAATTCCAGCTGTAATGAGTTATTAGTATCTTTAGGCATTGTGCATCAAAGCGGTTGTCCTTACACACCCCAACAGAATGGGGTGGTAGAAAGGAAACACAGGCATACACTTGAAGTAGCCAGCGTATTAAACTTTCAAAGTTCTGTGCCTAGCAGGTTTTGGGGAGACTGCATCAAAACAACTGTCTATCTGATCAACAAGTGGTTTACATCTCTATTACAAGGAAAGTCTCCTTATGAAGTTTTGTATAACAAACAACCTGCTATTGACCATTTGAAGGTGTTTGATTGTTTATGCTTTGCTAGCAATCTACCAAAAGGAGACAAGTCTATAAAGAGGGTAAGAAAATCAGTCCTCATAGGGTTCTTAGAAGTTCAAAAGAGATATAGATTGTTTGATTTAGAAACTAAAACTATCTTTGTAAGTAGAGATGCCAGCTTTAGAGAACACATCTTTCTTTTCAAGCAAAATGAAACCACTTCAGAAGACCACTTTTCCACACCAGTATCTATACCACTACAACTTGATTGCCCATTACCTATACCCACAGATACTCATACTCAACCTACAGACACCACTCTAGCCATAGGAGATACTAGTACACCTACTACAGAAGTACTAGAGATTgaccatacaacccaaaatatagaaGCAGTTGATATTGAGCATGAAGTGCAAAATACCTCAGTTGAGCTTAATCCCAAACACTGAACTAGAGATCATTATTGTTCTTGACACCAGCATGCTTGAACCTACTAATACTCAAGCTTCCAGGAAGACCACTAGAACCTTAAAACCTCCAGTTTGGCTAAAAGACTATCAAACCACTAAGAAGTTTTCTGGTCATTGCTTATATCCATTGTCTAACACCCTGACTTATGCTAATCTCGAAGCAGGTTATCAAGCATATTTGTAGGCTTTCTCAGCTGAAGTTGAACCTACTATTTTTCAGCAGGCTTCCACTGATAGCAGATGGGTTACAGCTATGCAACAGGAGATCCAAGCCCTTGAGGATAACAATACTTGGGAGATAGTGGACTTACCAGTTGGGAAGCAGACAATTAGGTCGAAATGGGtatataaaattaaatacaaggcTAATGGAGAGGTACACAGATACAAAACTAGGCTGGTTGTAAAAGGTTATAATTAAAAGGAAGGGTTGGACTACCATGACATATTTTTCCCTGTAGCAAAAATGGTCACAGTCAGTACCATTATCAGCATAGCTGCTGCCAAGGGCTGGCTTTTATATCAAATGGATGTTAGCAATGCCTTCCTACAAGGAGATCTCTATGAGAAAGTCTATATGCAGTTGCCTCAGGGGTTCCATAAGCAGGGGAGTTGAAAGTATGCAGCCTTATAAAATCTTTGTATGGTCTCAAACAAGCATCCAGACAATGGAACATAAAGCTCACTGATGCACTTGTTCAGAGTGGTTACAAACAGAGTGCCTTTGATCACTCCTTATTCACAAAGCAACAACGAGGAGAGCTGGTCATTATACTAGTATATGTGGATGATTTAATGATTATTGGAAGCTATTCCAACTTAGTTAATGATGCTAAGACAATTCTGCATAGCAAGTTCAATGTTAAGGACTTAGGCCAATTAAGATATTTTCTAGGAATTGAGGTCTCAAAGTCAAAAAAGGGGATTTTACTCAATCAAAGGAAGTATGCTCTGGAGTTAATTTCAGAGGTAGGCTTAAGTGGTGCAAAACTAGTTGCAACTCCTATAGAGTTGAATCAAAAACTGATAACGGAGTATGATACATGTATTGGGAAGATAGGAGACTCAGAGTTAAAGGATAATTCAACATATCAAAGTTAATAGGGAGGCTGTTATACCTGACTATCACCAGGCCTGACATAAGCTTTGCAGTGCAAACTTTAAGTCAATTCATGCAAAAGCCCAAACAGTCACATATGGAGGCAACATTGAGAgtgataaggtatattaaaggAGCTCCAGGCATGGGGTTATTGATGGAAGCAGGAGCCATTGATCATCTTAGTACATACTGTGATTCAGATTGGGCATCATGCCTCAATACAAGGAGATATGTGACAGACTATGTTGTGAAACTAGGtaattctttgatatcatggaaatCAAAGAAGCAACCTACAGTGAGCAGGAGCTTAGTAGAAGCTGAGTACAGAAGTATGGCTGCTGCAACTGTAGAAATCATATGGTTAACAGGACTATTAGAAGACTTGAGGATTAATGTGTCTAAAACTGTTTCTCTATTCTGCAACAACAAGGCAGCAATACAAATAGTTGGGAATCCAATATTTTACGAGCCTACAAAGCATGTTGAGATAGACTGTCATTTTGTAAAAGAAAAGATCAAGACTGGACGTATAGCTCCATGCTATGTTTCTTCTTCCTTGCAAGTAGCAGACCTTCTGACAAAAGGACTGACAGCTGCACAATATTCTTCGTTAGTATCCAAGCTTGGGGTATTAGACATCTTCCActctccaacttgagggggagtattgAGGATTAAAGATAGATATAGGAGGGGGTATTTTAGACAACACACACGTGTGAGAGACACGTGAGTGTTAGTAAGTGGTTAAATACTGTTAAAGGAAGAACAATACTGTAATAGTTCATTATGAAATgaaatcattcttcttcttctctactCCCAAAATCCTCTAGAACTAGGGTTAAATTTCTCATCCAAAttcagattctatcagtttgcctaataatctct includes the following:
- the LOC107764312 gene encoding magnesium-chelatase subunit ChlI, chloroplastic isoform X2; translated protein: MASLLGTSSSAAAAILASTPLSSRSWQSQGRKFYGGIRVPVKKGRSQFHVAISNVATEINPAQEQGQKLAEESQRPVYPFAAIVGQDEMKLCLLLNVIDPKIGGVMIMGDRGTGKSTTVRSLVDLLPEIKVISGDPFNSDPDDQEVMSAEVRDKLRSGQQLPISRTKINMVDLPLGATEDRVCGTIDIEKALTEGVKAFEPGLLAKANRGILYVDEVNLLDDHLVDVLLDSAASGWNTVEREGISISHPARFILIGSGNPEEGELRPQLLDRFGMHAQVGTVRDAELRVKIVEERARFDKNPKEFRESYKAEQEKLQNQIDSARNALSAVTIDHDLRVKISKVCAELNVDGLRGDIVTNRAARALAALKGRDKVTPEDIATVIPNCLRHRLRKDPLESIDSGVLVVEKFYEVFA
- the LOC107764312 gene encoding magnesium-chelatase subunit ChlI, chloroplastic isoform X3 — its product is MASLLGTSSSAAAAILASTPLSSRSWQSQGRKFYGGIRVPVKKGRSQFHVAISNVATEINPAQEQKLAEESQRPVYPFAAIVGQDEMKLCLLLNVIDPKIGGVMIMGDRGTGKSTTVRSLVDLLPEIKVISGDPFNSDPDDQEVMSAEVRDKLRSGQQLPISRTKINMVDLPLGATEDRVCGTIDIEKALTEGVKAFEPGLLAKANRGILYVDEVNLLDDHLVDVLLDSAASGWNTVEREGISISHPARFILIGSGNPEEGELRPQLLDRFGMHAQVGTVRDAELRVKIVEERARFDKNPKEFRESYKAEQEKLQNQIDSARNALSAVTIDHDLRVKISKVCAELNVDGLRGDIVTNRAARALAALKGRDKVTPEDIATVIPNCLRHRLRKDPLESIDSGVLVVEKFYEVFA
- the LOC107764312 gene encoding magnesium-chelatase subunit ChlI, chloroplastic isoform X1; protein product: MASLLGTSSSAAAAILASTPLSSRSCKPAVFSLFPSSGQSQGRKFYGGIRVPVKKGRSQFHVAISNVATEINPAQEQGQKLAEESQRPVYPFAAIVGQDEMKLCLLLNVIDPKIGGVMIMGDRGTGKSTTVRSLVDLLPEIKVISGDPFNSDPDDQEVMSAEVRDKLRSGQQLPISRTKINMVDLPLGATEDRVCGTIDIEKALTEGVKAFEPGLLAKANRGILYVDEVNLLDDHLVDVLLDSAASGWNTVEREGISISHPARFILIGSGNPEEGELRPQLLDRFGMHAQVGTVRDAELRVKIVEERARFDKNPKEFRESYKAEQEKLQNQIDSARNALSAVTIDHDLRVKISKVCAELNVDGLRGDIVTNRAARALAALKGRDKVTPEDIATVIPNCLRHRLRKDPLESIDSGVLVVEKFYEVFA
- the LOC107764312 gene encoding magnesium-chelatase subunit ChlI, chloroplastic, coding for MASLLGTSSSAAAAILASTPLSSRSCKPAVFSLFPSSGQSQGRKFYGGIRVPVKKGRSQFHVAISNVATEINPAQEQKLAEESQRPVYPFAAIVGQDEMKLCLLLNVIDPKIGGVMIMGDRGTGKSTTVRSLVDLLPEIKVISGDPFNSDPDDQEVMSAEVRDKLRSGQQLPISRTKINMVDLPLGATEDRVCGTIDIEKALTEGVKAFEPGLLAKANRGILYVDEVNLLDDHLVDVLLDSAASGWNTVEREGISISHPARFILIGSGNPEEGELRPQLLDRFGMHAQVGTVRDAELRVKIVEERARFDKNPKEFRESYKAEQEKLQNQIDSARNALSAVTIDHDLRVKISKVCAELNVDGLRGDIVTNRAARALAALKGRDKVTPEDIATVIPNCLRHRLRKDPLESIDSGVLVVEKFYEVFA